In the Candidatus Methylomirabilis sp. genome, one interval contains:
- the acpP gene encoding acyl carrier protein, which translates to MAVDEKVKKIIVEQLGVEEAQVKPEAKFIEDLGADSLDTVELVMALEEEFGLEIPDEEAEKILTVQDAVRYIKDRT; encoded by the coding sequence GTGGCTGTGGACGAGAAGGTGAAGAAGATCATCGTGGAGCAACTCGGGGTGGAAGAGGCGCAGGTCAAGCCCGAGGCCAAGTTCATCGAGGACCTGGGCGCGGATTCGCTGGACACCGTCGAGTTGGTGATGGCCCTGGAGGAGGAGTTCGGCCTGGAGATCCCCGACGAGGAGGCCGAGAAGATTCTGACCGTCCAGGACGCGGTCCGGTACATCAAGGACCGCACGTAG